The following is a genomic window from Solirubrobacterales bacterium.
ACTGAGCGCAGGCTGTCGCAGGTGAGGCCGAGCTTCCGCTCCAGCCAGCCCGACCCGCTGCCGAGCGCGAGCCCGCCGACGCCGGTCGTCGAGTTCCGGCCACCGGTCATCGCCAGCCCATGCTCCTGGGTGGCGGCGTCGACGTCGCCCCACACCGCCCCGCCCTGGACCCGCGCCGAGCGCGCGTCGGGATCGACCTCGATTCGGTTCATGGGACGCAGATCCACGCATACGCCCCCCTCACACACCGCGTGGCCCGTGACCGCGTGGCCGCCGCAGTACACGGACAGCGGCAGGCCCTCGGTGCGGGCGAAGTCCACGGCGGCCGCGACGTCATCGCCACTCTCGCACCGCGCGATCACCGCGGGACGGCGGTCGATCATCCCGTTGAACACCTGACGCAACTCGTGGTAGCCCTGATGGTCCGGACCCACGAGCTGTCCTTCAAATCGACTCGCAAGCGTCTCGAGGTCGAGATCTGTCACGGCTTCCCCTTTCGACCGTTGTCCGGAGGGCAGCCTAGCCAACTATGTTTCGCCGCCATGGGCCGGATCGAGGAGAGGCTGGCGGAGCTGGGCTTGACGCTGCCGAGACCCTTCGCCGCTCCGGCTGGGGTGGAGTTCAGGTTCGACCTGGTCCGGGTGAGCGGCCGGATCGGCTACGTGTCCGGCCACCTGCCCACCGACGGCTCCGAGGTGCTGATGCGCGGCAAGGTGGGCGATGAGCTCACGGTCGAGCAGGGCTACGAGGCGGCGCGCCTCACCGGGCTCGCGATACTCGCCTCGCTGAAGGGGGAGCTGGGCGAGCTCGACCGTGTCAGCGGCTGGGTGAAGGCGCTGGGCCTGGTCAACTGTTCGCCGGGCTTCAGCAAGATGCCCGCTGTGATCAACGGCTTCTCGGAGCTGATCCTCGAGTTGTGGGGCGAGGCGGGACGTCACGCCCGCTCGGCGATCGGAGCGGCCGAGTTGCCCTTCGACGCCCCGGTGGAGGTCGAAGCCGTAGTCGAGGTGAACTAAATCAATCCGCCGGAAGCCTCGGCTTCGCCTTCGTGTCCGGCGGGCTTGGGCCCCGGCCTTACCCGGCAGGCCCCTTCGCCCCGACCGCGACTTCGTCGCTAGCTCGGACCCGCTTGCGGTGCCCCTGGAACATCCGCTCCACCCACCGATACCCGGGACGCTCCTTGAGGGGAGCACGGAAGCGCTCCAATGCCTCGGGCGCTGGGGGAAGCGCGGGTCCCTCCGGCGGCTGCACCAACGGAAAGAGCAGCGAGGCAGCCGTGAGGTCCGCGACGGTGAAGCCGTCACCGACGAGGTAATCGCCCGGACCGAGCTCGGACTCGAGTCGGTCGAGCGCCGCCAGGATCTTGGCCCTCGCGAGCTCCGCCCGGCGATCGCTCTTCACCCCGTAGCGAAGGGCCGCGAACGTTGAGAAGAAGCGCATCGCCCCCGCGCGGACTGGCCCAATGCCGGCCAGGCGACCAGGCAGCAGGTCGACCGTGAAGCGCTCGACGACCGCCGGGTCCTTCGTCGCCTCGTGGAAGGCGAGCAGGCGCGTGTGGGGACCCAACTCCTCGTCGAAGAACTCCTCCAGCTCCAGTGCCCGACGGCGCTCATCGGGATCCTCGGGGTAGAGGGGTGGGTCGGGATATCGGCGCTCGAGCTCAGCGATGATCGCCGTGGAGTCAGCGATGGCCTCGCCGTCGAGCTGGAGCAGCGGGAACGTCTTGCTGCGGCCCCGGGTCAGCCAGAGCGCCACGACCATGTGTGCGCCGGGGGTCGGGGCCCTGCGCTCGTGCTCGATCCCCTTGTGGTCGAGCGCCCAGCGAGCCTTCTCGTTGTAGTGCGAGATCTCGATGTGCCAGAGGGTCGGCTTCGACACGGCCGAGACGCTACCCCTTCTGGATCCCGAGTGCGTCGAGCTCGATCCAGACCAGCGTCGGCCCAGGGAGGGCGCGGTTTCTGACCCCGATCGGCCGTACCCTCCGGCGGGTCGGGAAGGTGAGGCCATCGACTTGGCGATGCTCGCTCAGGTGGTGGGCCGCCCTCGCCCATCCGCCGACGACCTCGGCCGTGTAGTCGTGGCGGCGGATCAACCCCGACGAGTCCACGTAGAACGTCTGGTGTGCGGAGTGCGTGTCGAGGTCGGTGGGGAAATCGACCTCGAGGCGGCGCCATTCCTGGTCTGCTTCTCGCCAGCGCGCTCCCTCGGCGACGCGCACGCCGTCCCGCGTCAGCAGTAGTGGCGTAGTCAGGTAGTTCCACATCGCATAGCCAGCGAAGTAAGTCGAGTCCAGCGGGTCCCAGCGGACGTTGCGGCGCAGCCCTGCACGACCGAAGAATGCGGGGCGCGGGTCCGCGCGGGAGGCGAGCACCTCGCTCCCCTCGCCTTCGATCCGCGCTTCGCCGCGGTCGAACACTCCGCGCTGTCCGGGCTCCGGGAACGGGTCCATCACCGCTCGCGGCTGATCGAGCTCCACCGTGAGCCGGTAGTCCGCGAAGCGGTTCCCAGGCACTCGCGTTCGCAGCAGCAGCCCGCCCGAGCGCACCCGGGCCTGAACGCTGCGCGCCGCCCGCCAGCGTTCGAGCCCTCCGTGCGCCTCGAGGACTTCGTCCAACAGCGCGCTCATCGGCTGGGGCTAGGGACGAAGTCCCCGGGGTTCATGTCTCATTGCGCAGCAATGAGCCACCAGTAGTGCGGCTGGCCGCCTCGGTGGAGCTCCAGCTCCACCCCCTCGGCGAGCTCGAGCGGCAGCTGCTCGAGCGGGATCGGAGCATCCTCCCCTTCGATCACGGTGACGATCTCGACGTCATCGGCAAGGCGTTCGATGATCGCCGCAAGGGTCGAGCCTGCTCCTCCCCAGGCCACGACCTCTTCCCCCGCGAACCCGACGGCATCGCCGCGCACGAACCGGCCCTGAGGATCCGGGCGTGCGGCCGGCGCGACCGCGCCCCAGTGGATCTCCTGGAGCGCGGCCTCCAGGCGTTCCCCATTCTCGGCAGCGGTCCGCTCGGGATCGAGCTCGACCAGCGCCGCCAGCGCCGCCTGCTGGGAGAGGGAGCCGACGACGCGAGCCGGCTTCTCGGACAGCTTCGCCGCCTCCTGCGCGGCCAGGATCACGTTCGGCGAGTTGGGAAGCACCAGCACCTCGTCGGCGGACACCTCGTGGATCTGAGCCAGGATCTCGTAGGTGGAGGGATTGAGCGTCGTCCCACCGTCGACCACGCGGGCCCCGAGCGCCTCGAACAGCGATTTCAGGCCGCCGCCGGCGGCGACAGCCACCACGCCGGTACGCGCAGGCGCCAGACGGCGCTCGCGCGCCTCTATTTGCTCGCGCATGTCGCCGACGTCGAGCCGCTGCACGTCGCCTGCCTGCTCGAACACCGCCACAGCGACCTCGGGCTCGTCCGTGTGCAGGTGGACCTTCAAGGTCGCCTGGTCGCCGACCACCAGCACCGAGTCACCGATCTCCTCCAAATGCTTGACGAAGAAGCGCGCGTCGAGCCCCCGGCCGGTGACGATGAAGTTCGTGCAGTAACGAAAGCGACTGTCGAAGTGGTGGGGTCGCGTCTCCCGGGGGGGCTCGTGGTGCGCGACCTCCGGGACCGCGTCCACCTCGCCGCGCAACCCGGCGACGATCCCGGCCAGGATCAAGACCAGACCGTACGCCCCTGCGTCGACCACACCGGCCTCCGCCAGCACGTCGAGCTGCTCGGGCGTCCGCTGGACCGCCTCCTCGCCCGCCCGGGCGGCCACCGCGAGCACCGTGGCCAGGAGCTCGTCCTGCTCGGAGTCGTCCGCCCGCGAAGACAGCCGCTGGCGATCCGTGTGCGCCAGGTGCTGCGACGCCGCGTGCGCCATCTCGCGGATCACGGTCAGCATCGTTCCCTCGGCGGGGTCGCGCACCGATTCGTAGGCGGCGTCGGCGGCGCTCGCGAACGCCGCGGCGACCAGCACCGGATCGACCAGCTCCCCCGGGCGGCTGGCCAGCTCCTCGGCTGCCCCGCGAACGATCTGGCTGAGGATCACGCCGGAGTTCCCGCGCGCGCCCATCAGAGCAGCCCGGGCGACCGCATGGACGATCTCCTCCCGGGCGCGCTTGTCGATCGGCTGCCCGTCGAGGCGGTCGAGCTCGCTCATCACGGCGCTCATGGTCAGCGCCATGTTGTCCCCGGTGTCGCCGTCGGCCACCGGGAACACGTTCAGGTCGTTGACCTCCTGGCGGCGTTGCTCGAGGTGGGCGTAGGCGGCTTCGACCACCCGCCGAAACCGCTCGATCGAGGTATCGGGCACTACGGCCGGATTATCCCTGGCCCGGGCTAGCGACGACTCTTGCGCCGGTCGGTCAGGCGGCTTTAGTGACCTTGTTCGACTTCAGGCAGCGCGTGCACACATAGACCCGGCGGGCTCGCGCCCCGTCTTGGATTCGGACCTTCTGGAGGTTGGGGTTGAAGCGTCGCCGGGTCGCGACCATCGAATGGCTGCGCGAGTTCCCGAACGCCGGCCCCTTGCCGCAGCTGAAGCACACCTTGGCCATCGCGCGGGGATGGTAGCGGGGAGCTACCCCAGGGCCTCGCGAATCAGCGCCATCCGGAGCACGGCGACGGCGGCGTTTCGGCCCTGATCGCGCTTGTCCCCTCCGGCGCGTGCCAGCGCCTGCTCCATCGTCTCGCACGTGATCACCCCGAAAGCGCAGGGAACCCCCGTCTGGAGCTGAACCTGCTGGATGCCCCGCGCCGCCTCCGCCGAGACGTACTCGTAATGGTCGGTCTCGCCACGGATCACCGCCCCCAGGCAGGCCACGCCCGCGAAGCGGCC
Proteins encoded in this region:
- the rpmB gene encoding 50S ribosomal protein L28; translated protein: MAKVCFSCGKGPAFGNSRSHSMVATRRRFNPNLQKVRIQDGARARRVYVCTRCLKSNKVTKAA
- a CDS encoding RidA family protein produces the protein MGRIEERLAELGLTLPRPFAAPAGVEFRFDLVRVSGRIGYVSGHLPTDGSEVLMRGKVGDELTVEQGYEAARLTGLAILASLKGELGELDRVSGWVKALGLVNCSPGFSKMPAVINGFSELILELWGEAGRHARSAIGAAELPFDAPVEVEAVVEVN
- the ribH gene encoding 6,7-dimethyl-8-ribityllumazine synthase, with amino-acid sequence MEEAAGFSDDERKRLGRSEFAVCVGTFYADLAERLVNGAVEGFSAGGVSAASVHTFETPGAFELPLAAKWCAESGRFAGVACLGAVIRGETDHYEYVSAEAARGIQQVQLQTGVPCAFGVITCETMEQALARAGGDKRDQGRNAAVAVLRMALIREALG
- a CDS encoding DAK2 domain-containing protein; translation: MPDTSIERFRRVVEAAYAHLEQRRQEVNDLNVFPVADGDTGDNMALTMSAVMSELDRLDGQPIDKRAREEIVHAVARAALMGARGNSGVILSQIVRGAAEELASRPGELVDPVLVAAAFASAADAAYESVRDPAEGTMLTVIREMAHAASQHLAHTDRQRLSSRADDSEQDELLATVLAVAARAGEEAVQRTPEQLDVLAEAGVVDAGAYGLVLILAGIVAGLRGEVDAVPEVAHHEPPRETRPHHFDSRFRYCTNFIVTGRGLDARFFVKHLEEIGDSVLVVGDQATLKVHLHTDEPEVAVAVFEQAGDVQRLDVGDMREQIEARERRLAPARTGVVAVAAGGGLKSLFEALGARVVDGGTTLNPSTYEILAQIHEVSADEVLVLPNSPNVILAAQEAAKLSEKPARVVGSLSQQAALAALVELDPERTAAENGERLEAALQEIHWGAVAPAARPDPQGRFVRGDAVGFAGEEVVAWGGAGSTLAAIIERLADDVEIVTVIEGEDAPIPLEQLPLELAEGVELELHRGGQPHYWWLIAAQ
- a CDS encoding glutathione S-transferase family protein, producing the protein MSKPTLWHIEISHYNEKARWALDHKGIEHERRAPTPGAHMVVALWLTRGRSKTFPLLQLDGEAIADSTAIIAELERRYPDPPLYPEDPDERRRALELEEFFDEELGPHTRLLAFHEATKDPAVVERFTVDLLPGRLAGIGPVRAGAMRFFSTFAALRYGVKSDRRAELARAKILAALDRLESELGPGDYLVGDGFTVADLTAASLLFPLVQPPEGPALPPAPEALERFRAPLKERPGYRWVERMFQGHRKRVRASDEVAVGAKGPAG